One Gimesia aquarii DNA segment encodes these proteins:
- a CDS encoding VWA domain-containing protein has protein sequence MAHARDYSAFFTSLIVHAVILLGMAMIHHQLTDNQPEVAIETIFDDERDQAEFEQVLETNLTISENLSVTSGGTVSTNVGASTAPAISSQKIEKSESLKEPEIKISAGEITAPGDDILGEDLGVGEVTGEVGAVVDGYGTAMSRISKELIRIMREEKILVVWLFDESGSMKDDQKEIRDNFNKIYGELGIAVKQDAKIRSRDQTLQTAILSFGAAVHVHTAKPTTDLKEIQEAITKIPTDESGLENMCQTVSATIDKYKVMANRTKRRLCIVLVTDESGDDGAAVEEVITRAKRVKTPIYILGRESVFGYPYARQIWRDPKYDLPFWIQINRGPETAFPESLQYDGLHGRWDAFSAGFGPYEQVRIARETGGIFFVLPGKEGTLAGSGSNQARQFRFQDMKEYQPLLLSRREYDASRSASKFRTAIWKVIVTMNPHLDKQLNIRELYYPVKQKEFYAMGSKEVPKAIRAMGLLQKSVDILESVKPLRAQEKSSRWRAAYDLTLAQCLAYRVRLFQFCLAMDQHAKKMPPVSEKKNNVWNVRRDKKMLPPDPEQVKLTKVSVEKLDEQLKKAEAQYKLVMKEHPGTPWAQRANFEMRQGFGMTFKDGFRDPRYVSKRKEIKVPKF, from the coding sequence ATGGCTCACGCGCGAGACTATTCAGCTTTTTTCACATCTTTAATCGTACACGCGGTGATTCTGCTGGGTATGGCGATGATCCATCACCAACTTACCGATAATCAGCCCGAGGTCGCGATTGAAACGATCTTTGATGATGAACGAGACCAGGCAGAATTCGAACAGGTTCTGGAAACGAATTTAACCATTTCTGAAAACCTGAGTGTCACGTCGGGGGGAACGGTTTCGACTAATGTAGGTGCCTCGACTGCCCCTGCTATCTCCTCGCAAAAGATTGAAAAGTCAGAGAGCTTGAAGGAACCTGAAATCAAGATCAGTGCCGGTGAGATTACGGCACCCGGTGATGATATTTTGGGTGAAGACCTTGGCGTTGGTGAAGTGACCGGTGAAGTGGGAGCCGTCGTTGATGGATACGGCACCGCGATGAGCCGCATCTCCAAAGAGCTCATCCGTATCATGCGTGAAGAAAAAATTCTGGTCGTTTGGCTGTTTGATGAATCCGGAAGTATGAAAGACGACCAGAAAGAAATTCGCGACAATTTTAACAAGATCTATGGCGAGTTGGGAATCGCCGTCAAACAGGATGCTAAGATTCGCTCCCGTGATCAAACATTACAAACAGCCATCCTCAGCTTCGGTGCGGCAGTGCATGTTCACACTGCCAAGCCAACCACAGATTTGAAGGAAATTCAAGAAGCGATCACTAAAATTCCCACCGATGAATCCGGGCTGGAAAACATGTGCCAAACGGTTTCAGCCACGATTGACAAATATAAGGTCATGGCAAATAGAACAAAACGCAGACTGTGTATCGTTCTTGTCACTGATGAATCAGGCGATGATGGCGCTGCGGTAGAAGAGGTGATTACGCGAGCTAAACGTGTCAAAACACCGATTTATATCTTGGGGCGGGAATCAGTTTTTGGTTATCCTTATGCACGCCAAATTTGGAGAGATCCCAAATACGACCTGCCGTTTTGGATTCAGATCAACCGTGGACCAGAAACAGCATTTCCCGAATCGTTACAGTACGACGGCCTGCACGGGCGCTGGGACGCCTTTTCTGCCGGTTTTGGCCCTTATGAACAAGTACGAATTGCACGTGAGACAGGCGGCATTTTCTTTGTCTTACCCGGTAAAGAAGGCACCCTGGCAGGATCTGGAAGTAATCAGGCACGTCAATTTCGTTTTCAGGACATGAAAGAGTATCAACCTTTACTGCTATCCCGTCGTGAATACGATGCATCACGCAGCGCCAGCAAGTTTCGTACGGCGATCTGGAAAGTGATCGTGACCATGAATCCGCATCTGGACAAACAGTTGAATATCAGAGAACTCTATTATCCCGTCAAACAGAAAGAGTTCTATGCAATGGGAAGTAAAGAGGTTCCCAAAGCCATTCGCGCGATGGGACTATTACAAAAATCGGTTGATATTCTGGAATCAGTTAAGCCTTTACGGGCTCAGGAAAAATCGTCTCGCTGGCGAGCCGCCTATGACCTTACACTTGCGCAATGCCTGGCATATCGTGTGCGTCTCTTCCAGTTTTGCTTAGCCATGGATCAGCATGCCAAAAAGATGCCTCCTGTTTCAGAGAAAAAAAACAATGTCTGGAATGTAAGACGTGACAAAAAAATGCTGCCACCAGATCCTGAACAGGTCAAACTAACTAAAGTCAGTGTTGAAAAACTGGATGAGCAATTAAAGAAAGCGGAAGCCCAATACAAACTGGTCATGAAAGAACATCCGGGAACACCCTGGGCACAAAGGGCCAACTTTGAGATGCGTCAGGGATTTGGAATGACCTTTAAAGATGGTTTCCGCGATCCTCGTTATGTTTCGAAACGAAAAGAAATCAAAGTTCCCAAGTTTTAA
- a CDS encoding class I SAM-dependent methyltransferase, whose amino-acid sequence MTTACHFTSDLERIELFEQKLQEIINQSSLALMISVGHRTGLFDTLEGTETATRQEIADRAGLFEHYVGAWLTTMVAGGILEYDSMFKTYRLPPEHAVWLTRSTDSKNYAVNMQWFSIFSKLEDEIVKSFREGDRIPHSLFASLQSEMDEEQSKSAINGLFKYVLPLVPNLIMQLCEGIDVLELDCGSGSTLLELAAIFPKSRFVGYDDSEELIESANRIANERNIENITFINRDISQIHAINSFDLITAFDVLHYQEYPFQVLDEAFAALRPGGIVLIQDIATPSNLDQIQNIPMALHRFAVSNMRWMTASRGKGSAGWEKEMMCQTLEDIGFAGIEVHELPHDILSYYYVAERPNAESYHI is encoded by the coding sequence ATGACCACTGCATGCCATTTCACAAGTGACTTAGAACGCATAGAACTTTTTGAGCAAAAGCTTCAAGAGATCATCAATCAGAGTAGTTTGGCTTTGATGATTTCAGTTGGTCATCGTACCGGGCTCTTTGATACATTGGAGGGTACGGAGACAGCCACACGTCAGGAGATAGCAGATCGAGCAGGGTTATTCGAACATTATGTCGGCGCATGGTTAACCACTATGGTGGCAGGTGGCATTCTAGAATACGATTCCATGTTTAAAACCTATCGGTTGCCGCCAGAACATGCCGTTTGGTTAACGCGATCTACCGATTCAAAAAACTATGCGGTCAACATGCAATGGTTTTCGATCTTCAGCAAATTGGAAGATGAGATCGTAAAATCTTTTCGCGAAGGAGATCGCATACCTCATTCTCTATTTGCAAGCTTGCAGTCAGAAATGGACGAGGAACAGTCGAAATCGGCTATCAACGGATTGTTTAAATATGTACTTCCATTGGTCCCCAATTTGATTATGCAGCTTTGTGAAGGAATTGATGTGTTGGAATTGGACTGCGGAAGTGGATCAACATTGCTGGAACTGGCGGCTATCTTTCCAAAGAGCCGATTTGTGGGATACGATGATTCCGAAGAGTTGATCGAAAGCGCAAATCGAATAGCGAACGAACGAAATATTGAAAATATCACTTTCATCAATCGGGATATCTCACAGATCCATGCAATTAACTCATTTGATCTGATTACAGCATTTGACGTATTACACTATCAGGAGTATCCTTTTCAGGTTTTGGATGAAGCTTTTGCTGCATTACGGCCGGGGGGAATTGTATTAATTCAGGATATTGCGACTCCGAGCAACCTCGATCAAATTCAGAACATCCCAATGGCGCTTCATCGATTTGCCGTTTCCAATATGCGTTGGATGACAGCTTCCAGAGGAAAAGGCAGTGCTGGATGGGAGAAAGAAATGATGTGCCAGACACTCGAAGATATTGGGTTTGCAGGTATCGAAGTTCACGAACTACCACATGATATCTTGAGTTATTATTATGTGGCCGAAAGACCGAATGCTGAGAGTTATCACATCTAA
- a CDS encoding haloacid dehalogenase type II — MLPGQDSDSANASDNSRRNFLATSAGVAAGMLPALATAQDQPASPANTRPKCLFFDVNETLLDLEAMKESVAQALNGRADLLPLWFTTMLQHSLVATVGDHYDDFGVIGAATLQMVARNHGIELSEEAAREAIAPIRSLPPHPDVKPALTQLKQAGYRMVTLTNSSQAGVDAQMKNAGLNDLFESRLSIEELQMFKPHTHVYKWAARKMKVQPEDCMLIAAHGWDIAGALWAGWRGAFVSRPGAQLYPLARSPEIIEPDLQRVAAQLIQLGTDCCP, encoded by the coding sequence ATGTTGCCTGGCCAGGATTCCGATTCAGCAAATGCATCTGATAACAGCCGTCGTAATTTTCTGGCGACCAGTGCCGGAGTTGCTGCCGGAATGTTGCCCGCATTGGCAACGGCGCAGGATCAGCCAGCTTCGCCTGCGAACACGCGGCCGAAGTGCCTGTTCTTTGATGTCAATGAAACGTTGCTGGATCTGGAAGCGATGAAAGAGAGTGTCGCGCAAGCGCTCAATGGGCGCGCTGATCTGTTGCCACTCTGGTTTACCACCATGCTACAACATTCTCTGGTCGCGACAGTCGGCGATCATTACGACGACTTCGGCGTGATCGGCGCGGCCACACTACAGATGGTGGCCCGCAACCACGGGATCGAACTTTCCGAGGAAGCGGCCAGAGAGGCGATTGCTCCTATTCGTTCCCTGCCCCCACATCCGGATGTAAAGCCAGCACTTACGCAATTAAAGCAGGCAGGCTATCGTATGGTAACGTTGACGAATTCCTCTCAGGCCGGCGTCGATGCACAAATGAAAAATGCGGGGCTAAATGATCTATTCGAATCACGATTGAGTATTGAAGAACTCCAGATGTTCAAACCGCATACTCACGTTTACAAATGGGCGGCCCGCAAAATGAAAGTCCAACCGGAGGATTGCATGCTGATCGCCGCCCACGGCTGGGACATCGCCGGTGCCCTCTGGGCCGGCTGGCGCGGGGCCTTCGTTTCCCGACCGGGCGCCCAGCTCTATCCACTCGCCAGGTCACCCGAAATCATCGAACCCGATCTGCAAAGGGTTGCCGCACAATTGATACAGTTAGGGACAGATTGTTGTCCATGA
- a CDS encoding DUF1080 domain-containing protein, with amino-acid sequence MYRDHSYLNAFTGVMAALLFSSILGSSAAHSGENKPETEEGWISLFNGKDLTGWEIAENGPWKVEDGKIVVTGKRSHLFTKDEFKNFEFKADVMTTPGSNSGIFFHTKFQEEGWPKHGYESQVNVTHKDRVKTGSIYNRVKLFKTPAKDNEWWTQHIIVKGRHVVVKINGETVVDYTEPEGATGYPSLGEKGKFALQAHDPKSVVYYKNIRVKPLAD; translated from the coding sequence ATGTACCGCGATCATAGTTATTTGAATGCTTTCACGGGAGTGATGGCTGCTCTCCTGTTCTCCTCCATTCTGGGAAGTAGCGCTGCCCATTCCGGCGAAAATAAACCTGAGACGGAAGAAGGTTGGATTAGCCTGTTTAATGGAAAAGATCTTACAGGTTGGGAAATTGCCGAGAATGGTCCCTGGAAAGTCGAAGATGGCAAAATTGTAGTGACCGGTAAACGCTCACACCTCTTCACAAAAGATGAGTTCAAGAACTTCGAATTCAAAGCAGACGTGATGACAACACCAGGCAGTAACTCCGGCATTTTCTTCCATACAAAATTCCAGGAAGAAGGCTGGCCTAAACACGGCTATGAATCACAAGTGAATGTCACACACAAAGACCGCGTGAAGACTGGTAGTATTTATAATCGTGTGAAGCTGTTTAAAACACCCGCGAAAGATAATGAATGGTGGACGCAACACATTATCGTCAAAGGTCGGCACGTTGTTGTTAAAATTAATGGAGAAACTGTGGTCGACTATACTGAGCCCGAAGGCGCAACCGGTTATCCTTCACTGGGAGAAAAAGGTAAATTTGCCTTACAGGCGCACGACCCCAAAAGTGTTGTTTATTACAAAAACATTCGTGTCAAACCATTGGCGGACTAA
- a CDS encoding sugar phosphate isomerase/epimerase family protein, whose translation MKLGYNTNGLAFHRWDDAIRLIAETGYESVAITVDHYTLNPFAADLPEQLQEMQTLLKQFQLSSVIETGARFLLNPRAKHEPTLLSAAPEERARRIDFLKRCIDQAAFLKSDAVSFWAGQLKEEISREAALERLAEGCQEVIEYAAEKQVRLAFEPEPGMLIETLNDFKELTKLIDHDYFGLTVDIGHLQCMGETPISQHLTPWANRIFNIHIEDMIVGIHDHLRFGEGEIDFVDAISGLQDINYSGGIHVELSRHSHIAPDVVKESFCFLRDLLETH comes from the coding sequence GTGAAACTGGGATACAATACTAATGGCCTGGCCTTCCATCGCTGGGATGACGCTATTCGGTTGATCGCTGAGACTGGATATGAGTCTGTCGCCATCACAGTCGATCATTATACTCTCAATCCGTTTGCAGCAGATCTTCCAGAGCAGTTACAGGAAATGCAAACGCTGCTGAAACAATTTCAACTTTCTTCTGTGATCGAGACGGGTGCCCGTTTTTTATTGAATCCACGCGCAAAGCATGAGCCCACTTTGCTGAGTGCTGCACCTGAGGAACGTGCGAGACGCATCGATTTTTTAAAACGCTGTATCGATCAGGCCGCTTTTTTGAAGTCTGACGCAGTCTCCTTCTGGGCAGGTCAACTTAAAGAAGAGATTTCTCGTGAAGCCGCTCTAGAACGTCTGGCAGAAGGATGCCAGGAGGTGATTGAGTACGCGGCCGAAAAACAAGTCAGACTTGCTTTTGAACCCGAACCGGGAATGTTGATCGAAACGTTGAACGATTTTAAAGAGTTAACAAAGCTCATCGATCATGACTATTTTGGCTTGACGGTTGATATCGGACATTTACAGTGTATGGGCGAAACGCCCATTAGCCAACATCTCACTCCCTGGGCAAATCGAATTTTCAATATCCACATTGAAGATATGATCGTTGGAATTCACGATCATTTACGCTTTGGTGAAGGAGAGATCGATTTTGTTGATGCCATTTCTGGTCTACAGGACATCAATTATTCTGGAGGGATTCATGTGGAATTAAGTCGACATAGCCATATTGCGCCTGATGTTGTTAAAGAATCGTTCTGTTTTCTTCGAGATTTATTAGAAACGCATTGA
- a CDS encoding HEAT repeat domain-containing protein — protein MTSSISKTFDLLSQSRNSHAVNALILALDVEDQAIRELAVAALLEQQSTRGLVEVIRRCATLTPDIRKLLESQSDALEAAIKQCLLHGNRELQYCGLSFVRSTNDFRQIPALVSLFENKRLINHQPDLTTQTLRSLVGKLYEYFLDTSADSIYSRSFLRNAQNIRRDNLNALLLAAENFQEFDRPEEIVESLLILGNVSDSAIRKVLWHSNTETKRLVEKVLKDSKHIGVMQLICDFTEVNYPNPKALEAISEREDPEFIAHLLRWLPERPSELQQTNFKQIRTINWLRADKQEFWKIPSNLQPAVIRLISLLDLDVASKKQAQKWMLQNGTPEAKEAAIGILRNLDSSEVTEMVLESLESEDPVQQAWATCQLRTQHVPDAINLLITKLDSPLQEVREAARQELGSFDVEYVLEHFEEFNTHICSAVGKLLQKLNPQCTREFSRALAHPLRKRRIQAARCVQILELHDQVIPALAALVEDTDDLVRRTSAEILSTLGSPAAKQALIPLITDDNSRIREIAIKGLRSKKNAEQPTQ, from the coding sequence ATGACATCTTCGATTTCTAAAACATTCGATCTACTGTCACAAAGCAGAAATTCCCATGCTGTGAATGCTTTAATTCTGGCTTTGGATGTTGAAGATCAAGCGATTAGAGAGTTGGCAGTCGCTGCTTTGCTTGAGCAACAAAGCACAAGGGGACTGGTGGAGGTCATTCGCCGGTGTGCCACTCTTACTCCCGACATTCGAAAATTGCTGGAATCACAATCAGATGCGCTAGAGGCTGCCATCAAACAATGCTTGCTGCATGGAAATCGCGAACTTCAGTATTGTGGATTGTCATTTGTACGGAGTACAAATGACTTCAGACAGATTCCAGCACTGGTTTCGTTATTTGAGAACAAACGTCTGATTAATCATCAACCGGATTTGACGACACAAACACTACGTTCACTTGTCGGCAAATTGTATGAATATTTTCTAGACACTTCTGCAGACTCAATCTATTCCCGTTCATTTCTGAGAAATGCGCAGAATATAAGAAGGGATAATTTGAATGCTCTGTTGTTGGCAGCTGAAAATTTTCAGGAATTTGATCGCCCTGAAGAGATTGTCGAAAGCCTACTCATTCTGGGCAATGTAAGTGATTCAGCAATCAGAAAAGTATTGTGGCATTCCAATACAGAAACAAAGCGACTTGTAGAGAAGGTCTTAAAAGACAGCAAACACATCGGCGTGATGCAGTTGATTTGTGATTTCACTGAAGTCAATTATCCAAATCCTAAAGCATTAGAAGCTATTTCAGAGCGTGAGGATCCGGAGTTTATCGCTCATTTATTGCGCTGGTTACCTGAGCGACCTTCAGAACTCCAACAAACGAACTTCAAGCAAATTCGGACAATAAACTGGCTGAGAGCAGACAAACAGGAATTCTGGAAAATACCAAGCAATCTGCAACCTGCTGTGATTAGGTTAATCAGTCTACTCGATTTGGATGTGGCTAGCAAAAAACAAGCCCAAAAATGGATGTTACAAAATGGTACGCCTGAAGCAAAAGAAGCTGCGATTGGGATTCTGAGAAATCTTGATTCTTCAGAAGTGACCGAAATGGTGTTAGAAAGCCTCGAGTCGGAAGACCCGGTTCAACAGGCGTGGGCCACATGTCAATTACGCACGCAACATGTTCCCGATGCGATCAATTTGTTGATTACGAAGCTAGACAGTCCATTGCAAGAGGTAAGAGAAGCAGCCCGGCAAGAACTTGGCAGTTTTGATGTAGAATATGTGTTAGAACATTTTGAGGAGTTTAATACTCATATCTGTTCTGCTGTTGGCAAACTGTTACAGAAATTAAATCCCCAATGTACACGAGAATTCAGCCGTGCTCTTGCGCACCCTTTAAGAAAACGACGAATTCAGGCAGCGCGTTGTGTACAAATCTTGGAATTGCATGACCAGGTGATTCCTGCACTGGCTGCATTGGTGGAAGACACAGATGACCTGGTACGCAGAACCAGTGCCGAAATTTTGTCAACACTGGGAAGTCCCGCAGCCAAACAAGCCTTAATTCCTTTAATCACGGATGATAACTCACGTATTCGAGAAATCGCGATTAAGGGCTTAAGGTCAAAAAAGAACGCAGAGCAACCTACTCAATAA
- a CDS encoding DUF456 domain-containing protein: MSFEWLYDLLPVTFYYLMATLLLLANITAWVSILFLVPGNWVVVFLSALFYVFMPVQENNGISLTVLLIAVALAGLGELVEMLGGSAGAAKKGASRRAMILSLLGTFLCSILGAGLATPIVPPLGTIMGAILGGSVGAYMGAYLGEVWKGNQDVDRQEIGRAAFIGRILGVVGKMAIGVIIIVMITVDSFI; encoded by the coding sequence ATGTCATTTGAATGGCTCTATGACTTACTGCCAGTCACCTTCTATTACCTGATGGCAACACTCTTACTGTTAGCGAATATAACGGCATGGGTTTCGATTCTGTTTTTGGTGCCGGGAAACTGGGTTGTTGTCTTTCTGTCTGCGTTGTTTTACGTTTTCATGCCAGTTCAGGAAAATAACGGGATTTCGCTGACTGTGTTACTCATAGCGGTCGCACTCGCCGGTCTGGGCGAACTGGTTGAAATGCTCGGCGGTTCTGCGGGAGCTGCCAAAAAAGGAGCCAGCCGGCGGGCGATGATTCTTTCGTTGTTAGGTACATTTTTATGTAGCATACTAGGTGCTGGATTAGCCACACCCATTGTACCACCGTTGGGAACAATCATGGGAGCCATATTAGGAGGAAGCGTGGGTGCGTACATGGGTGCCTATCTGGGAGAAGTCTGGAAAGGGAATCAAGATGTCGACCGCCAGGAAATTGGAAGAGCGGCGTTCATCGGTCGGATTCTCGGTGTCGTTGGGAAAATGGCCATCGGTGTGATCATCATCGTTATGATCACTGTCGACTCTTTCATTTGA
- a CDS encoding vWA domain-containing protein — protein MSIVNPTRDVHVEEIVDVESRNWLNMKEVPAWFISLGVHLVILFILASITRITLLDSENAIISSIEEINPDVYKLDPTIQDVVGTAGDTTMLSPSMAAAPETSREQQEALKSQLENEIETPEPIFDDALTQPAKEELTAAVEVTGETDRPGGVAGAIDRLTLEIAAAAKEKKLLVVWLFDVSPSVTKRRNQIADRFENVYKQLGILEAAENENTLKTAVAAFGAKTEIITKDPVSDVKEVVSKIRSIKEDMTGDENVFGAVQMVSKRWLSYKRQGRRNMMIIVVTDEAGTDAEQNLEDAIMLTKRNGIKCYVVGNAAPFGQRDVMTKFEIEPGVFVDAVSETGPETIAPERIKLPFWGTSAYDIRQLSSGYGPYGLTRLCAETNGIFFITQDTTEKGAKFESADMRDYHPDYISIRDYDKRVRMNMAKASLVRTAMATRASKRRLPIPTLRFAANNDNVLRQAITAAQKPVSELDYGLNELQVMLEQGLNDRKKITEPRWRANYDLALGRVLAMRVRTFGYNTVLAEMKSNPKAFEKKGNNSWQLVAAKDVRSSPSVRKLAKRANELLNGIIDEHPGTPWAYLAAKELNTPLGWTWKEFKQNLDSSGNRVRTQNPRFAEDERKRREALKKRGVKGNQPLKI, from the coding sequence GTGAGTATCGTCAATCCTACCAGGGACGTCCATGTCGAGGAAATTGTAGACGTTGAATCCCGAAACTGGTTGAACATGAAAGAAGTACCTGCCTGGTTTATCAGCCTGGGCGTGCATCTGGTGATCTTGTTCATTCTCGCGAGCATCACACGAATTACGTTGCTCGATTCCGAGAACGCGATCATTTCTTCCATCGAAGAAATCAATCCTGATGTTTATAAACTCGATCCGACCATCCAGGACGTTGTTGGAACTGCCGGTGATACGACAATGCTGTCACCTTCGATGGCCGCTGCTCCTGAAACGTCCCGAGAGCAGCAGGAAGCGCTGAAAAGTCAACTCGAAAACGAAATTGAAACCCCTGAACCCATCTTTGACGATGCATTGACTCAACCTGCCAAGGAAGAGTTGACGGCGGCCGTCGAAGTCACTGGTGAAACAGACCGCCCAGGTGGTGTGGCAGGAGCAATCGACCGTCTGACATTAGAAATTGCTGCCGCTGCCAAAGAGAAGAAATTACTTGTCGTCTGGTTGTTTGATGTTTCACCTTCAGTAACCAAGCGTCGCAATCAAATCGCAGACCGCTTCGAAAATGTCTACAAACAGTTGGGAATCCTCGAAGCCGCGGAAAATGAAAACACGCTGAAAACAGCGGTAGCCGCCTTTGGTGCCAAAACTGAGATCATCACAAAAGATCCCGTGAGTGATGTGAAAGAAGTGGTCTCCAAGATTCGCTCAATTAAGGAGGACATGACAGGCGACGAAAATGTGTTTGGCGCTGTCCAGATGGTTTCAAAACGCTGGCTTTCCTATAAAAGGCAAGGGCGTCGCAACATGATGATCATTGTTGTGACTGACGAAGCGGGAACTGACGCCGAACAAAATCTCGAAGATGCCATTATGTTAACAAAACGAAATGGGATTAAGTGCTATGTAGTCGGCAACGCCGCACCGTTTGGCCAACGCGATGTGATGACAAAGTTCGAAATTGAGCCTGGTGTTTTCGTAGATGCTGTATCGGAGACTGGACCAGAGACAATCGCACCTGAGCGGATTAAACTGCCATTCTGGGGGACGAGCGCTTATGACATCCGTCAGCTTTCCTCCGGCTACGGTCCCTATGGTTTGACACGACTCTGTGCGGAAACGAATGGCATTTTCTTTATTACCCAGGATACAACGGAGAAGGGTGCCAAATTTGAATCGGCTGACATGCGAGATTATCACCCCGATTATATTTCGATTCGTGATTACGATAAACGCGTGCGTATGAATATGGCGAAAGCATCTTTGGTGCGGACTGCGATGGCGACCCGCGCTTCAAAACGCAGGCTGCCAATTCCCACTTTGAGATTCGCAGCCAACAATGACAACGTGCTCAGACAGGCAATCACGGCGGCTCAAAAGCCAGTCTCAGAACTGGATTACGGTTTAAACGAATTACAGGTTATGCTGGAACAAGGATTGAATGACCGTAAAAAGATTACTGAACCGCGCTGGCGCGCCAATTACGATCTGGCGTTAGGTCGGGTATTGGCAATGCGTGTGCGGACCTTCGGCTATAATACGGTTTTGGCAGAAATGAAAAGCAATCCTAAAGCCTTCGAAAAGAAAGGAAATAACTCCTGGCAACTGGTTGCCGCGAAAGACGTGCGTTCCAGTCCCTCTGTACGAAAACTCGCTAAGCGGGCTAATGAACTTCTGAACGGCATCATCGATGAGCATCCTGGAACCCCCTGGGCTTATCTGGCTGCCAAAGAACTCAACACACCTTTAGGTTGGACCTGGAAGGAATTCAAACAAAATCTTGACTCAAGCGGCAATCGAGTCAGGACACAGAACCCACGTTTTGCTGAAGACGAACGTAAGAGACGTGAGGCGCTCAAAAAACGAGGAGTGAAAGGGAACCAGCCACTCAAAATCTGA